Genomic segment of Streptomyces sp. NA02950:
CCTCCTTGACCAGGCTGGAGGAGAGGAAGCTGTAGGTGGGGTTGGTGGGGACGAACAGCGTCTCCACCCCGGACAGGCCGTTGTTCATCTGCGCCATCTGCAACTCGTAGTCGAAGTCGCTGACGGCTCGCAGCCCCTTGACGATCGCGGGGATCTCACGCTGCTTGCAGAAGTCGACCAGCAGCCCGTGGAACGCCTCCACCGAGACGTTTCCGTACTCGGCCGTGGTCTGGCGGAGGAGGTCCATGCGCTCCTCCACCGTGAACAGACCCTGCTTGGACTTGTTGATCATCACGGCGACGTACACCTCGTCGTAGAGCCTCGAGGCACGGCCGATGATGTCGAGGTGACCGTTGGTGACGGGGTCGAAGGACCCCGGACAGACTGCGCGGCGCAACAGTGGTTCCTCGCTCTCGGGTCCGGTCATGACGCGTTGTCGCACGTCGAGGCGGCGCGACCGTACCAAAGCGTGCCCTCGCCGTAACGACGGGCCCGCAGCCCCTCGAAACCGTCCGGCCACCCGAACTCCCCGCCTCGTGTGCTCCGCTCCACGGTGGCCAGCGCGTCGGGCGCGAGCCAGCCCTTGCGGAGGAGTGTGAGCAGGATCTCGCGGAGATCGTCGTCGGTCACGGCGTACGGCGGGTCCAGGAAGACCACGTCGTAGGGGCCGGTGGCGGGCGCCGGTCCGGCCAGCGCCTGTTCGGCCCTCGCGGTGCGCAGCTCGGCCCCGGGCAGGGCGAGTGCGCGGATGTTCTCCCGGATGGTGCGGGCCGCGCGCGGGTCGGACTCCACCAGCAGCACATGGGCCGCGCCCCGGGACAGCGCCTCCAGGCCGACCGCGCCCGAACCGCCGTAGAGATCCAGGACCCGGGCGCCGTCGAGGGAGCCGAGCAGCGACTCCCAGGTGGAGAACAGGCCCTCGCGCGCCCGGTCCGAGGTGGGTCGGGTGCCGTTTCCGGGGGGCACGGCCAGCCTTCGGCCGCCGGCCGCTCCGGCGATCACGCGGGTCATGGGTGAGGCAGTCCTTCGCGGTGGTCGGGGCAGCGGCGGACCGTGCGGTCACGGGCCGCCGCCCCTCCACGATATGCCGCCGCCCCTCCACGATATGGCGTCCGGCGCCGCCGGTGTCCGCCGCGCTCCGGTCCGTATCAGCCCTTGTCGAGGAATTCCTCGCGCTCCTCGTCCAGCAGGGCGTCCAGCGCGGTGCGCAACTCCGGATAGCCGTTCAGCTCCGGATCGGCCGCGACGACGGCGGTGGCCTCCTCCCGGGCCGCGGCGATCACCTCCTCGTCGTCGATGACCGCGAGCACCCGCAGCGAGGAGCGGACCCCGGACTGGGCCTGGCCGAGCACATCGCCCTCGCGGCGCTGCTCCAGGTCGATCCGGGACAGCTCGAAGCCGTCCAGGGTGGCGGCGACCGCGCCCAGCCGCGTCCGCGCGGGGGCGGCCTCGGGCATCTCGGTGACCAGCAGACACAGCCCGGGGGCGGAGCCACGGCCGACCCGGCCGCGCAGCTGGTGCAGCTGGGAGACGCCGAACCGGTCGGCGTCCATGATCACCATGGCGGTGGCGTTGGGGACGTTGACGCCGACCTCGATGACGGTGGTGGCGACCAGGACGTCGACCGCACCCGCGGCGAAGCGGCGCATCACCTCGTCCTTGGCCTCCGGCTGCATCCGGCCGTGCAGCACCTCCACCCGCAGATCGCGCAGCGGGCCCTTGGCGAGCTGCTCGGCGACATCGAGGACCGCGAGCGGCGGGCGCTTCTCCGCCTCGTCCTCGGCGGTCTTCTCCTTCGCCGCCTTGGCCTGGTCCTCCTCGTCCCCGATGCGCGGGCAGACCACATACGCCTGGTGTCCGCCCGCCACCTCCTCGCGCACCCGCTCCCAGGCGCGGGCCAGGAAGTGCGGCTTGTCCTTGGCGGGCACCACATGGGAGGCGATCGGGGAACGCCCGGCGGGCAGCTGGTCCAGGACCGAGGTCTCCAGGTCGCCGAAGACGGTCATGGCCACGGTGCGCGGGATGGGGGTGGCCGTCATCACCAGCAGATGCGGGGGCTGCTTGCCCTTGGAGCGCAGGGCGTCCCGCTGCTCGACGCCGAAGCGGTGCTGCTCGTCGACGACCACCAGCCCCAGATCGTGGAATTGGACCTTGTCCTCGATCAGCGCATGGGTACCGATCACGATCCCGGCCTCGCCGGTGACCAGGTCCAGCAAGGCCTGACGGCGGGCAGCGGCGCCCATGGAACCGGTGAGCAGCACCACCTTGGTCCCCTGCTCGGCGCCGCCCAGCATGCCGCCCTCGGCCAGCTCGCCCATCATCTCGGTGATCGAGCGATGGTGCTGCTGGGCGAGCACCTCGGTCGGCGCGAGCATGGCCGCCTGGCCCCCGGCGTCGACGACACCGAGCATCGCCCGCAGCGCGACCATGGTCTTTCCGGAGCCGACCTCGCCCTGGAGCAGCCGGTGCATGGGGTGTTCGGTGGCCAGGTCGGCGAAGATCTGCTCGCTGACCCGGCGCTGGCCGTCGGTGAGGGTGAACGGCAGCCGGGCGTCGAAGGCGTCGAGCAGGCCGTCCTGGACGGGGCGGCGCGGGGCGGCGGGCAGTTGGGCGTCGGCCCGGCGGCGGCGGGCGAGGGCGACCTGGAGGACGAACGCCTCGTCCCACTTGAGGCGGTCCCTGGCCGCGGCGATGTCCGCCTTGGTGCGCGGCCGGTGGATGCCGCGCAGCGCCTCGGGCAGCGTGGCCAGGCCCCGGCCCGCCCGCAGGGCCTCGGGCAGCGGGTCCACCAGATCGGCCAGGACGGCGTCCTCGGCGCCCGCGGGCCCCAGGACGGTGTCCACGGCCTGCTGGATCTGCCAGGACTCCATCTGCTTGCACGCCGGATACAGCGGCAGCAGCTGGTTGGCGAACGCCTCGACGGCGTCCGCGCCGCTGTTCGCACCCAGGGTCTTGAACTCCGGATGGGCCAGCTGGCGCTTGTGGTTGAAGACCGTGACCTTGCCCGCGAACATGGCGCGGGTCCCGGGGACCAGCTGGGTGCGGGGTTTGTGGACGCCCTTGCCGAAGAAGACGAGCTGGAGGCGGCCGCTGCCGTCGGTGATGGTGACCTCGAGGCGCTGTCCGCGCCCTCCGTTGAACTTCAGCACCCGGGCGTCCGCGACCTGCGCGACGACGGTCACATGCTCGTCCAGGGGCAGATCGGACAGCCGGGTCAGCTCGCCGCGCTCGGCGTACCGCCGCGGGTAGTGGTGGAGCAGATCGCCGACGGTGTGCAGGCCGAGGTGGTCGGCCATCACCTTCGCGGTGTTGCCGCCGAGGACCTTCTTCAGGGGTTCTTCGAGCACGGGCACGCAGTCCATTGCACACCACGGCACCGACAGACGGGATCAGGCGGCGGGGTCATTCGATGCCTATGATCAGCGGCACGGAGGGCTGGCCGCCGCGGTAGACGACCGTGTCGACGGCGAAGTGCCCTTCCCGCACATGCCGTTCCAGCCGTTCGGCGAGGTCCTCGGGCAGGTCCTCGCCCAGTACCAGGGTGACCATCTCGCCGCCCGCGGCCAGCATCCGGTCCAGCACGGTCTCGGCGATGGCCGCCAGCTCGGAGCCGATCACCGCCACATCACCGTCGATCAGCCCCAGGACGTCCCCGGCCTGGCACACCCCGGCCATGGTCCAGGACCGGCGCTCGGCGACGGCCAGTTCGGCGTAGCGGGTGGCGCCCGCGGCGGAGGTCATGGCGACGACGTCCTCGTCGAAGCTGCGGCCGGGCTCGTGGACGGCGAGCGCGGCGATGCCCTGGACCGCGGAGCGGGTGGGGATGACGGCGACCCGTACGCCCTCGGCGCGGGCCTGTGCGGCGGCGGCCGCCGCGGGGTGGCGCAGCTCGGCGTCGTTGGGCAGCAGCACGACCTCGTGGGCGTGGGCCCGCCGGACGGCCTCGGCCAGCTCACCGCTGGCGGGCGGCTCCCCGGGCCGGGTGGTGACCACGGTGGCACCGGCCGCGGCGCACAGGGTGGCCAGCCCGTCGCCGGGGACGACGGCCACCACGGCGCGGGGTGCGAGGGGGGCGCCGGACGGCTCGTGGCCGCCGGGCTCTTCCGGCCGCCGCCCGCCGGTGTCCGGAACCGGGTGGTCCGGGTGTCCGGCGGCGGCGAAGTGGGTGATGCGGATCCGGTACGGCCGTCCGGCCTGGATGCCCGCCTCCACGGCCGCGCCCGCGTCGTCCACATGGACGTGGACGTTCCACAGCCCATCGCCGCCGACGACCACGAGGGAGTCACCGAGCGTGTCCAGCCGCTCGCGCAGCCGGGCCACGGCGCTGTCGTCCGCCTCCAGCAGATAGATCACCTCGTAGCCGGGCCCGCCGGACGGGTCCGGCCCGGCGGCGCAGTCCCCGGAGGCCGGGGGCTCCGGGACCGCGGCGGGCGCGGTGACGCCCACGCGGGGACGTCCCGGGGAAGCGGGGGCCGCCGGGGCCTCGCCCGACAGGGCCTCGGCCAGTCCGCCGAGAACGGTCACCAGACCGTAGCCGCCCGCGTCGACGACGCCCGCGCGGGCGAGCGCGTCGAGTTGTCCGGTGGTGGCCTGGAGCGCCGCGCGCGCCCCCTCGTACGCCGCCCGCGCCACCGTGCCGATATCGCCGGTGGTCCGCTCCGCGCCTTCGGCGGCCGCGACGGCGACGGTCAGGACGGTGCCCTCGACCGGGTGCGCGACGGCCAGGTAGGCCAGGTCGACCGCGCGCCGCAGGGCCCGCCGCAGCCCGTCGGCCTCGTCGGCCTCGTCGGCCTTATCGGCCTTATCGGCCTTATCGGCCTCGTCGTGCGGAGCTGCCGGGCCCGTGGCGCCCCCCGGGCGGCCCGGGCCGCCGTCGGCCAGGACGTCGGCCATCCCGCGCAGCAGCTGCGCCAGGATGGTGCCGGAGTTGCCCCGTGCGCCGATCAGGGCGCCGTGGGCCATGGCGCGCACCACATCGGCCAGGGTGGGGCGGGAGACGGCGGCCGAGGCGGCGTGGCCGTTGAAGGCGGCGTCGACGGCCCGGGCGGCGGATTCGACGGTGAGGTACAGATTGGTGCCGGTGTCCCCGTCCGCGACCGGGTAGACGTTGATCGCGTCGATCTCCTCGCGGGCCCGGCCCAGCGCGTCCAGCGCCAGCCCGCACCAGGTCCGTACCGCATCGGCGTCGAGCGTGTGCGGCACGTACGTCCTCCTCGGGAGGGCTGGGGCGGGGTCGGTCATCAGGTCATCGCAGGGTAGTCGCCGCCCTCGGCGGGTGCCGGGGCAGCCATGATAGTTTCGTTGTACGGGAGTGGCCGTTGTATGCTGCTCCGGTTGCCCGATGAGAATCGGGCCATTCCCCCAGGCGCCGCCGGTCTTCCAGGATCTTGGCAACGTCCGGGGTTCCCGTAAGTGTCTGTCTCCTCGCGAGAAGCGAGGCTGACCCGTCTTTGGAGTAACCCGTGGCTGCCAACTGCGACGTCTGCGGCAAGGGGCCGGGCTTCGGCAACAACATCTCGCACTCGCACCGCCGCACCCGCCGTCGTTGGAACCCCAACATCCAGACGGTGCGCGCTGTGGTCGGTCGTACCCCGAAGCGGCTCAACGTCTGCACCTCGTGCATCAAGGCCGGCAAGGTCTCGCGCTAGGCGCACGGCCCTCCCCGCTCACGCGGGATCCGGTGCTCAGGGCCGGTCCACCGATGTGGACCGGCCTTTTCGCATGCCCTGCTCGCATGCCCTGCCGCGCCCCGCTGCGCGCCCCGGCCGGGAGGTGCCCCCGGCCGGAACGGTCCCAGGACACGCCCTAGTGACCTGAGGCGGGCGCGGACAGCCAGCCGTGGTCGACCGGGCCGATGCCCCCGCCGAGCGGGAAGCCCTCCGCGATGGCGCCGGTGACGTACTGCTTGGCGGCCGTGGCGGCCCGCGGGACGTCGTACCCGCCCGCCAGATAGGTGGCGACGGCCGAGGCGAGGGTGCAGCCCGTGCCGTGCGTATGGCGGTTGTCGTACCGCGGCGCCTGCAGCCAGTGCTCCTCGGTGCCGTCGGTGAGCAGATCCACCGCGTCGCCCGTCAGATGACCGCCCTTGATCAGCGCCCAGCGGGGGCCGAGGGCCAGCACCGCCCCGGCCGCGCGCCGCAGATCGTCCTCCGACTCCACGGATACGCCGGTGAGCTGGGCGACCTCGTCCAGGTTGGGCGTGGCCACCGTGGCGGTCGGCAGCAGCGTGGTGCGCACCGCGTCGAGCGCGTCGGTCGCCAGCAGCGCGTCACCGTGCTTGGAGACCCCGACCGGGTCGACCACCACCGGAACGGTGAGCTCCGCCAGCAGGGCGGCAACGGTCTCGACCAGCCCGGCCGTGGCCAGCATGCCGGTCTTGACCGCCTGGACGCCGATGTCGTCGACGACGCTGCGGAACTGGGTCCGGACGGCGTCGGCGGGCAGTTCCCAGGCGCCCTGCACGCCCAGCGAGTTCTGCGCGGTCACCGCGGTGATCACACTCATCCCGTGGGCGCCCAGGGCCAGCATCGTCTTCAGATCGGCCTGAATGCCCGCACCGCCGCCGGAGTCCGAGCCGGCGACGGTGAGCACACGGGCGGGCGCCGCGGCGGTGCGGGGTACGCGCTGAGGACGCTGGGGACGAGAGGAGAGCGACATACGGCCGAATCTACTCGGCGCCCGTGTCGTCCCCGAAGTGGTCCCACCCCGCGTGCAGCCACGGGGCGCCGTCCACCGTCACCTGGGGCAGCGCCGAGGGGTTGAGCACCTCGCCGATCACCTTCCAGCGGGCGGGCAGCTTCACATCCGGCGGGAAGGTGGCCACGATCGCGTGGTCCTCTCCCCCGCTGAGCACCCACTGCAACGGATCGACGCCCACCGCCTGTCCGATGTCCGACATCTGCGAGGGGATGTCGATGTCCCCCGAGTGCAGATCGATCCGGACCCCGCTGGCCTCGGCGATGTGGCCGAGGTCGGCGACCAGGCCGTCGCTCACATCGGTCATGGCGGTCGCGCCGAGCCCGGCGGCCGCGGGGCCCGCGTGGTACGGCGGCTCCGGGCGCCGATGCGCCTCGACGAAGGCGCGCGGCGAGCGGAAGCCGCGCGAGAGCACCGCGTGTCCGGCCGCGGACCAGCCCAGCCAGCCGGTGACCGCGACAACATCGCCCGGCTGGGCACCGGATCGGGTGACCGGCTCGTGGTTGCGCAGATCCCCCAGGGCGGTGATCGCGACGGTGATGGTGTCACCGCGCACCACATCACCACCGGCCACCGCCGCACCCGCCACCTGGCATTCGTCGCGGATGCCGTCCATCAGCTCGGTCGGCCAGGTCACCGGCAGATCGGCCGGCACCACCAGGCCGAGCAGCAGCGCCGTCGGCACCGCGCCCAT
This window contains:
- the rsmD gene encoding 16S rRNA (guanine(966)-N(2))-methyltransferase RsmD, with product MTRVIAGAAGGRRLAVPPGNGTRPTSDRAREGLFSTWESLLGSLDGARVLDLYGGSGAVGLEALSRGAAHVLLVESDPRAARTIRENIRALALPGAELRTARAEQALAGPAPATGPYDVVFLDPPYAVTDDDLREILLTLLRKGWLAPDALATVERSTRGGEFGWPDGFEGLRARRYGEGTLWYGRAASTCDNAS
- a CDS encoding DAK2 domain-containing protein, with the protein product MTDPAPALPRRTYVPHTLDADAVRTWCGLALDALGRAREEIDAINVYPVADGDTGTNLYLTVESAARAVDAAFNGHAASAAVSRPTLADVVRAMAHGALIGARGNSGTILAQLLRGMADVLADGGPGRPGGATGPAAPHDEADKADKADKADEADEADGLRRALRRAVDLAYLAVAHPVEGTVLTVAVAAAEGAERTTGDIGTVARAAYEGARAALQATTGQLDALARAGVVDAGGYGLVTVLGGLAEALSGEAPAAPASPGRPRVGVTAPAAVPEPPASGDCAAGPDPSGGPGYEVIYLLEADDSAVARLRERLDTLGDSLVVVGGDGLWNVHVHVDDAGAAVEAGIQAGRPYRIRITHFAAAGHPDHPVPDTGGRRPEEPGGHEPSGAPLAPRAVVAVVPGDGLATLCAAAGATVVTTRPGEPPASGELAEAVRRAHAHEVVLLPNDAELRHPAAAAAAQARAEGVRVAVIPTRSAVQGIAALAVHEPGRSFDEDVVAMTSAAGATRYAELAVAERRSWTMAGVCQAGDVLGLIDGDVAVIGSELAAIAETVLDRMLAAGGEMVTLVLGEDLPEDLAERLERHVREGHFAVDTVVYRGGQPSVPLIIGIE
- the coaD gene encoding pantetheine-phosphate adenylyltransferase, producing the protein MTGPESEEPLLRRAVCPGSFDPVTNGHLDIIGRASRLYDEVYVAVMINKSKQGLFTVEERMDLLRQTTAEYGNVSVEAFHGLLVDFCKQREIPAIVKGLRAVSDFDYELQMAQMNNGLSGVETLFVPTNPTYSFLSSSLVKEVAAWGGDVSHLVPPLVLEALADRLGRK
- the rpmB gene encoding 50S ribosomal protein L28, translated to MAANCDVCGKGPGFGNNISHSHRRTRRRWNPNIQTVRAVVGRTPKRLNVCTSCIKAGKVSR
- a CDS encoding thiamine-phosphate kinase, producing the protein MKGTVGELGEFGLIRELTSRLTTTPAVKLGPGDDAAVVAAPDRRVVASTDVLLEGSHFRRDWSTAYDVGRKAAAQNLADIAAMGAVPTALLLGLVVPADLPVTWPTELMDGIRDECQVAGAAVAGGDVVRGDTITVAITALGDLRNHEPVTRSGAQPGDVVAVTGWLGWSAAGHAVLSRGFRSPRAFVEAHRRPEPPYHAGPAAAGLGATAMTDVSDGLVADLGHIAEASGVRIDLHSGDIDIPSQMSDIGQAVGVDPLQWVLSGGEDHAIVATFPPDVKLPARWKVIGEVLNPSALPQVTVDGAPWLHAGWDHFGDDTGAE
- the thiD gene encoding bifunctional hydroxymethylpyrimidine kinase/phosphomethylpyrimidine kinase yields the protein MSLSSRPQRPQRVPRTAAAPARVLTVAGSDSGGGAGIQADLKTMLALGAHGMSVITAVTAQNSLGVQGAWELPADAVRTQFRSVVDDIGVQAVKTGMLATAGLVETVAALLAELTVPVVVDPVGVSKHGDALLATDALDAVRTTLLPTATVATPNLDEVAQLTGVSVESEDDLRRAAGAVLALGPRWALIKGGHLTGDAVDLLTDGTEEHWLQAPRYDNRHTHGTGCTLASAVATYLAGGYDVPRAATAAKQYVTGAIAEGFPLGGGIGPVDHGWLSAPASGH
- the recG gene encoding ATP-dependent DNA helicase RecG is translated as MDCVPVLEEPLKKVLGGNTAKVMADHLGLHTVGDLLHHYPRRYAERGELTRLSDLPLDEHVTVVAQVADARVLKFNGGRGQRLEVTITDGSGRLQLVFFGKGVHKPRTQLVPGTRAMFAGKVTVFNHKRQLAHPEFKTLGANSGADAVEAFANQLLPLYPACKQMESWQIQQAVDTVLGPAGAEDAVLADLVDPLPEALRAGRGLATLPEALRGIHRPRTKADIAAARDRLKWDEAFVLQVALARRRRADAQLPAAPRRPVQDGLLDAFDARLPFTLTDGQRRVSEQIFADLATEHPMHRLLQGEVGSGKTMVALRAMLGVVDAGGQAAMLAPTEVLAQQHHRSITEMMGELAEGGMLGGAEQGTKVVLLTGSMGAAARRQALLDLVTGEAGIVIGTHALIEDKVQFHDLGLVVVDEQHRFGVEQRDALRSKGKQPPHLLVMTATPIPRTVAMTVFGDLETSVLDQLPAGRSPIASHVVPAKDKPHFLARAWERVREEVAGGHQAYVVCPRIGDEEDQAKAAKEKTAEDEAEKRPPLAVLDVAEQLAKGPLRDLRVEVLHGRMQPEAKDEVMRRFAAGAVDVLVATTVIEVGVNVPNATAMVIMDADRFGVSQLHQLRGRVGRGSAPGLCLLVTEMPEAAPARTRLGAVAATLDGFELSRIDLEQRREGDVLGQAQSGVRSSLRVLAVIDDEEVIAAAREEATAVVAADPELNGYPELRTALDALLDEEREEFLDKG